From a single Phalacrocorax aristotelis chromosome 1, bGulAri2.1, whole genome shotgun sequence genomic region:
- the LOC142057843 gene encoding arylsulfatase D-like isoform X7 — translation MRGQKQHLIFRITAYQEMIAPLPCSAVAAVLFRRYLLMALPSYLFWNMFGLTAAMESKPNILLFLADDLGIGDIGCYGNNSIRTPNIDRLAREGVKLTQHIAAAPLCTPSRAAFLTGRYPIRSGMVSSNRYRALQWNAGSGGLPANETTFARLLQQQGYTTGLIGKWHQGVNCESFNDHCHHPLNHGFDYFYGMPFTLLNNCQENKPPELDVALQAKLWLCSQIITLAVITLAAGKLIGLISIRWKIIACFALAGSLFFIAWYSSYGFVQYWNCILMRNHDVTEQPMRLERTASLMLKEAVSFIKRNRHGPFLLFVSFLHVHTPLFTTAKFLGKSRHGLYGDNVEEMDWMVGKILDLLDKEDLKNYTFTYFASDHGGHLEAQDGSAQLGGWNGIYKGGKGMGGWEGGIRVPGILRWPGVLPAGTVIDEPTSLMDIYPTVVHLAGGTLPQDRVIDGRNLMPLLRGRAQKSEHEFLFHYCGSYLHAVRWHQKDKFT, via the exons GAGGTACCTCCTAATGGCACTGCCTTCATATTTATTCTGGAACATGTTTGGTTTGACTGCAGCTATGGAATCTAAACCCAATATACTTCTCTTTCTGGCTGACGATCTTGGCATCGGAGATATAGGATGTTATGGGAACAATAGTATAAG GACCCCGAACATTGACCGCTTGGCAAGAGAAGGAGTGAAACTTACTCAGCACATCGCTGCAGCTCCACTTTGCACGccaagcagagcagctttcctcACTGGCAGATACCCCATTAGATCAG GGATGGTGTCCAGCAACAGGTACCGAGCACTGCAGTGGAATGCTGGCTCAGGAGGGCTCCCTGCTAATGAAACTACTtttgccaggctgctgcagcaacaAGGCTATACCACTGGACTGATAG GAAAGTGGCATCAAGGTGTAAATTGTGAATCCTTCAATGATCATTGTCATCATCCTCTAAATCATGGGTTTGACTACTTTTATGGTATGCCTTTCACACTTCTAAACAACTGTCAAGAAAACAAACCTCCGGAGCTGGACGTAGCCCTTCAAGCTAAGCTTTGGCTTTGCAGTCAGATAATTACCCTTGCTGTGATCACTCTCGCTGCTGGAAAACTCATTGGTTTGATTTCCATCCGCTGGAAGATAATTGCCTGTTTTGCTTTGGCGGGCAGCCTTTTCTTCATTGCTTGGTACTCCAGTTATGGCTTCGTGCAGTATTGGAACTGTATCCTGATGAGGAACCACGATGTCACTGAGCAGCCAATGAGGTTAGAGAGGACTGCTTCCCTCATGCTGAAGGAGGCAGTGTCATTTATCAAAAG aaacaggCATGGACCATTCCtcctctttgtttcctttttacatGTTCACACCCCCCTCTTTACCACAGCAAAATTTCTTGGGAAGAGCCGTCATGGTTTATATGGAGACAATGTAGAAGAAATGGACTGGATGGTGG GCAAAATTCTGGATTTGCTTGACAAAGAAGATTTGAAAAATTACACATTCACATACTTTGCCTCTGATCATGGAGGACACTTGGAGGCTCAGGACGGATCTGCCCAGCTAGGTGGCTGGAATGGCATTTATAAAG GTGGAAAAGGCATGGGAGGCTGGGAAGGAGGCATCCGTGTGCCAGGAATACTTAGGTGGCCAGGAGTTTTACCTGCAGGCACAGTTATTGATGAACCTACGAGTCTTATGGATATTTATCCCACAGTTGTTCATCTGGCTGGAGGAACATTGCCACAGGACAG GGTGATTGATGGACGAAATTTGATGCCTTTACTGAGAGGAAGAGCTCAAAAGTCAGAGCACGAGTTCCTGTTCCACTATTGTGGGTCCTACTTGCATGCAGTGCGGTGGCACCAAAAGGACA AATTTACATAA
- the LOC142057843 gene encoding arylsulfatase D-like isoform X5, whose product MALPSYLFWNMFGLTAAMESKPNILLFLADDLGIGDIGCYGNNSIRTPNIDRLAREGVKLTQHIAAAPLCTPSRAAFLTGRYPIRSGMVSSNRYRALQWNAGSGGLPANETTFARLLQQQGYTTGLIGKWHQGVNCESFNDHCHHPLNHGFDYFYGMPFTLLNNCQENKPPELDVALQAKLWLCSQIITLAVITLAAGKLIGLISIRWKIIACFALAGSLFFIAWYSSYGFVQYWNCILMRNHDVTEQPMRLERTASLMLKEAVSFIKRNRHGPFLLFVSFLHVHTPLFTTAKFLGKSRHGLYGDNVEEMDWMVGKILDLLDKEDLKNYTFTYFASDHGGHLEAQDGSAQLGGWNGIYKGGKGMGGWEGGIRVPGILRWPGVLPAGTVIDEPTSLMDIYPTVVHLAGGTLPQDRVIDGRNLMPLLRGRAQKSEHEFLFHYCGSYLHAVRWHQKDSGAIWKAHYVTPVFHPPGAGACYGKGICPCFGEGVTHHEPPLLFDLSRDPSEAKPLSADTEPLFDTVIRRIGRAIEEHRRTLTPAPEQLSLYNVVWKPWLQPCCGTFPFCWCDKEGESTQSM is encoded by the exons ATGGCACTGCCTTCATATTTATTCTGGAACATGTTTGGTTTGACTGCAGCTATGGAATCTAAACCCAATATACTTCTCTTTCTGGCTGACGATCTTGGCATCGGAGATATAGGATGTTATGGGAACAATAGTATAAG GACCCCGAACATTGACCGCTTGGCAAGAGAAGGAGTGAAACTTACTCAGCACATCGCTGCAGCTCCACTTTGCACGccaagcagagcagctttcctcACTGGCAGATACCCCATTAGATCAG GGATGGTGTCCAGCAACAGGTACCGAGCACTGCAGTGGAATGCTGGCTCAGGAGGGCTCCCTGCTAATGAAACTACTtttgccaggctgctgcagcaacaAGGCTATACCACTGGACTGATAG GAAAGTGGCATCAAGGTGTAAATTGTGAATCCTTCAATGATCATTGTCATCATCCTCTAAATCATGGGTTTGACTACTTTTATGGTATGCCTTTCACACTTCTAAACAACTGTCAAGAAAACAAACCTCCGGAGCTGGACGTAGCCCTTCAAGCTAAGCTTTGGCTTTGCAGTCAGATAATTACCCTTGCTGTGATCACTCTCGCTGCTGGAAAACTCATTGGTTTGATTTCCATCCGCTGGAAGATAATTGCCTGTTTTGCTTTGGCGGGCAGCCTTTTCTTCATTGCTTGGTACTCCAGTTATGGCTTCGTGCAGTATTGGAACTGTATCCTGATGAGGAACCACGATGTCACTGAGCAGCCAATGAGGTTAGAGAGGACTGCTTCCCTCATGCTGAAGGAGGCAGTGTCATTTATCAAAAG aaacaggCATGGACCATTCCtcctctttgtttcctttttacatGTTCACACCCCCCTCTTTACCACAGCAAAATTTCTTGGGAAGAGCCGTCATGGTTTATATGGAGACAATGTAGAAGAAATGGACTGGATGGTGG GCAAAATTCTGGATTTGCTTGACAAAGAAGATTTGAAAAATTACACATTCACATACTTTGCCTCTGATCATGGAGGACACTTGGAGGCTCAGGACGGATCTGCCCAGCTAGGTGGCTGGAATGGCATTTATAAAG GTGGAAAAGGCATGGGAGGCTGGGAAGGAGGCATCCGTGTGCCAGGAATACTTAGGTGGCCAGGAGTTTTACCTGCAGGCACAGTTATTGATGAACCTACGAGTCTTATGGATATTTATCCCACAGTTGTTCATCTGGCTGGAGGAACATTGCCACAGGACAG GGTGATTGATGGACGAAATTTGATGCCTTTACTGAGAGGAAGAGCTCAAAAGTCAGAGCACGAGTTCCTGTTCCACTATTGTGGGTCCTACTTGCATGCAGTGCGGTGGCACCAAAAGGACA GTGGAGCCATCTGGAAGGCTCATTATGTGACCCCAGTCTTTCATCcacctggggctggggcttgTTACGGAAAAGGAATTTGCCCATGTTTTGGGGAAGGTGTGACCCATCATGAGCCTCCGTTGCTGTTTGATCTCTCGCGAGACCCTTCAGAAGCCAAACCTCTGTCAGCCGACACCGAGCCCCTCTTTGACACTGTCATAAGGAGGATTGGAAGAGCCATAGAAGAGCATCGCAGGACACTGACTCCAGCCCCCGAGCAGCTCTCCTTGTACAATGTTGTGTGGAAGCcgtggctgcagccctgctgtgggacGTTCCCGTTCTGTTGGTGTGATAAGGAAGGTGAAAGCACACAAAGTATGTGA
- the LOC142057843 gene encoding arylsulfatase D-like isoform X4, producing the protein MRYLLMALPSYLFWNMFGLTAAMESKPNILLFLADDLGIGDIGCYGNNSIRTPNIDRLAREGVKLTQHIAAAPLCTPSRAAFLTGRYPIRSGMVSSNRYRALQWNAGSGGLPANETTFARLLQQQGYTTGLIGKWHQGVNCESFNDHCHHPLNHGFDYFYGMPFTLLNNCQENKPPELDVALQAKLWLCSQIITLAVITLAAGKLIGLISIRWKIIACFALAGSLFFIAWYSSYGFVQYWNCILMRNHDVTEQPMRLERTASLMLKEAVSFIKRNRHGPFLLFVSFLHVHTPLFTTAKFLGKSRHGLYGDNVEEMDWMVGKILDLLDKEDLKNYTFTYFASDHGGHLEAQDGSAQLGGWNGIYKGGKGMGGWEGGIRVPGILRWPGVLPAGTVIDEPTSLMDIYPTVVHLAGGTLPQDRVIDGRNLMPLLRGRAQKSEHEFLFHYCGSYLHAVRWHQKDSGAIWKAHYVTPVFHPPGAGACYGKGICPCFGEGVTHHEPPLLFDLSRDPSEAKPLSADTEPLFDTVIRRIGRAIEEHRRTLTPAPEQLSLYNVVWKPWLQPCCGTFPFCWCDKEGESTQSM; encoded by the exons GAGGTACCTCCTAATGGCACTGCCTTCATATTTATTCTGGAACATGTTTGGTTTGACTGCAGCTATGGAATCTAAACCCAATATACTTCTCTTTCTGGCTGACGATCTTGGCATCGGAGATATAGGATGTTATGGGAACAATAGTATAAG GACCCCGAACATTGACCGCTTGGCAAGAGAAGGAGTGAAACTTACTCAGCACATCGCTGCAGCTCCACTTTGCACGccaagcagagcagctttcctcACTGGCAGATACCCCATTAGATCAG GGATGGTGTCCAGCAACAGGTACCGAGCACTGCAGTGGAATGCTGGCTCAGGAGGGCTCCCTGCTAATGAAACTACTtttgccaggctgctgcagcaacaAGGCTATACCACTGGACTGATAG GAAAGTGGCATCAAGGTGTAAATTGTGAATCCTTCAATGATCATTGTCATCATCCTCTAAATCATGGGTTTGACTACTTTTATGGTATGCCTTTCACACTTCTAAACAACTGTCAAGAAAACAAACCTCCGGAGCTGGACGTAGCCCTTCAAGCTAAGCTTTGGCTTTGCAGTCAGATAATTACCCTTGCTGTGATCACTCTCGCTGCTGGAAAACTCATTGGTTTGATTTCCATCCGCTGGAAGATAATTGCCTGTTTTGCTTTGGCGGGCAGCCTTTTCTTCATTGCTTGGTACTCCAGTTATGGCTTCGTGCAGTATTGGAACTGTATCCTGATGAGGAACCACGATGTCACTGAGCAGCCAATGAGGTTAGAGAGGACTGCTTCCCTCATGCTGAAGGAGGCAGTGTCATTTATCAAAAG aaacaggCATGGACCATTCCtcctctttgtttcctttttacatGTTCACACCCCCCTCTTTACCACAGCAAAATTTCTTGGGAAGAGCCGTCATGGTTTATATGGAGACAATGTAGAAGAAATGGACTGGATGGTGG GCAAAATTCTGGATTTGCTTGACAAAGAAGATTTGAAAAATTACACATTCACATACTTTGCCTCTGATCATGGAGGACACTTGGAGGCTCAGGACGGATCTGCCCAGCTAGGTGGCTGGAATGGCATTTATAAAG GTGGAAAAGGCATGGGAGGCTGGGAAGGAGGCATCCGTGTGCCAGGAATACTTAGGTGGCCAGGAGTTTTACCTGCAGGCACAGTTATTGATGAACCTACGAGTCTTATGGATATTTATCCCACAGTTGTTCATCTGGCTGGAGGAACATTGCCACAGGACAG GGTGATTGATGGACGAAATTTGATGCCTTTACTGAGAGGAAGAGCTCAAAAGTCAGAGCACGAGTTCCTGTTCCACTATTGTGGGTCCTACTTGCATGCAGTGCGGTGGCACCAAAAGGACA GTGGAGCCATCTGGAAGGCTCATTATGTGACCCCAGTCTTTCATCcacctggggctggggcttgTTACGGAAAAGGAATTTGCCCATGTTTTGGGGAAGGTGTGACCCATCATGAGCCTCCGTTGCTGTTTGATCTCTCGCGAGACCCTTCAGAAGCCAAACCTCTGTCAGCCGACACCGAGCCCCTCTTTGACACTGTCATAAGGAGGATTGGAAGAGCCATAGAAGAGCATCGCAGGACACTGACTCCAGCCCCCGAGCAGCTCTCCTTGTACAATGTTGTGTGGAAGCcgtggctgcagccctgctgtgggacGTTCCCGTTCTGTTGGTGTGATAAGGAAGGTGAAAGCACACAAAGTATGTGA
- the LOC142057843 gene encoding arylsulfatase D-like isoform X1, whose protein sequence is MRGQKQHLIFRITAYQEMIAPLPCSAVAAVLFRRYLLMALPSYLFWNMFGLTAAMESKPNILLFLADDLGIGDIGCYGNNSIRTPNIDRLAREGVKLTQHIAAAPLCTPSRAAFLTGRYPIRSGMVSSNRYRALQWNAGSGGLPANETTFARLLQQQGYTTGLIGKWHQGVNCESFNDHCHHPLNHGFDYFYGMPFTLLNNCQENKPPELDVALQAKLWLCSQIITLAVITLAAGKLIGLISIRWKIIACFALAGSLFFIAWYSSYGFVQYWNCILMRNHDVTEQPMRLERTASLMLKEAVSFIKRNRHGPFLLFVSFLHVHTPLFTTAKFLGKSRHGLYGDNVEEMDWMVGKILDLLDKEDLKNYTFTYFASDHGGHLEAQDGSAQLGGWNGIYKGGKGMGGWEGGIRVPGILRWPGVLPAGTVIDEPTSLMDIYPTVVHLAGGTLPQDRVIDGRNLMPLLRGRAQKSEHEFLFHYCGSYLHAVRWHQKDSGAIWKAHYVTPVFHPPGAGACYGKGICPCFGEGVTHHEPPLLFDLSRDPSEAKPLSADTEPLFDTVIRRIGRAIEEHRRTLTPAPEQLSLYNVVWKPWLQPCCGTFPFCWCDKEGESTQSM, encoded by the exons GAGGTACCTCCTAATGGCACTGCCTTCATATTTATTCTGGAACATGTTTGGTTTGACTGCAGCTATGGAATCTAAACCCAATATACTTCTCTTTCTGGCTGACGATCTTGGCATCGGAGATATAGGATGTTATGGGAACAATAGTATAAG GACCCCGAACATTGACCGCTTGGCAAGAGAAGGAGTGAAACTTACTCAGCACATCGCTGCAGCTCCACTTTGCACGccaagcagagcagctttcctcACTGGCAGATACCCCATTAGATCAG GGATGGTGTCCAGCAACAGGTACCGAGCACTGCAGTGGAATGCTGGCTCAGGAGGGCTCCCTGCTAATGAAACTACTtttgccaggctgctgcagcaacaAGGCTATACCACTGGACTGATAG GAAAGTGGCATCAAGGTGTAAATTGTGAATCCTTCAATGATCATTGTCATCATCCTCTAAATCATGGGTTTGACTACTTTTATGGTATGCCTTTCACACTTCTAAACAACTGTCAAGAAAACAAACCTCCGGAGCTGGACGTAGCCCTTCAAGCTAAGCTTTGGCTTTGCAGTCAGATAATTACCCTTGCTGTGATCACTCTCGCTGCTGGAAAACTCATTGGTTTGATTTCCATCCGCTGGAAGATAATTGCCTGTTTTGCTTTGGCGGGCAGCCTTTTCTTCATTGCTTGGTACTCCAGTTATGGCTTCGTGCAGTATTGGAACTGTATCCTGATGAGGAACCACGATGTCACTGAGCAGCCAATGAGGTTAGAGAGGACTGCTTCCCTCATGCTGAAGGAGGCAGTGTCATTTATCAAAAG aaacaggCATGGACCATTCCtcctctttgtttcctttttacatGTTCACACCCCCCTCTTTACCACAGCAAAATTTCTTGGGAAGAGCCGTCATGGTTTATATGGAGACAATGTAGAAGAAATGGACTGGATGGTGG GCAAAATTCTGGATTTGCTTGACAAAGAAGATTTGAAAAATTACACATTCACATACTTTGCCTCTGATCATGGAGGACACTTGGAGGCTCAGGACGGATCTGCCCAGCTAGGTGGCTGGAATGGCATTTATAAAG GTGGAAAAGGCATGGGAGGCTGGGAAGGAGGCATCCGTGTGCCAGGAATACTTAGGTGGCCAGGAGTTTTACCTGCAGGCACAGTTATTGATGAACCTACGAGTCTTATGGATATTTATCCCACAGTTGTTCATCTGGCTGGAGGAACATTGCCACAGGACAG GGTGATTGATGGACGAAATTTGATGCCTTTACTGAGAGGAAGAGCTCAAAAGTCAGAGCACGAGTTCCTGTTCCACTATTGTGGGTCCTACTTGCATGCAGTGCGGTGGCACCAAAAGGACA GTGGAGCCATCTGGAAGGCTCATTATGTGACCCCAGTCTTTCATCcacctggggctggggcttgTTACGGAAAAGGAATTTGCCCATGTTTTGGGGAAGGTGTGACCCATCATGAGCCTCCGTTGCTGTTTGATCTCTCGCGAGACCCTTCAGAAGCCAAACCTCTGTCAGCCGACACCGAGCCCCTCTTTGACACTGTCATAAGGAGGATTGGAAGAGCCATAGAAGAGCATCGCAGGACACTGACTCCAGCCCCCGAGCAGCTCTCCTTGTACAATGTTGTGTGGAAGCcgtggctgcagccctgctgtgggacGTTCCCGTTCTGTTGGTGTGATAAGGAAGGTGAAAGCACACAAAGTATGTGA
- the LOC142057843 gene encoding arylsulfatase D-like isoform X3 codes for MIAPLPCSAVAAVLFRRYLLMALPSYLFWNMFGLTAAMESKPNILLFLADDLGIGDIGCYGNNSIRTPNIDRLAREGVKLTQHIAAAPLCTPSRAAFLTGRYPIRSGMVSSNRYRALQWNAGSGGLPANETTFARLLQQQGYTTGLIGKWHQGVNCESFNDHCHHPLNHGFDYFYGMPFTLLNNCQENKPPELDVALQAKLWLCSQIITLAVITLAAGKLIGLISIRWKIIACFALAGSLFFIAWYSSYGFVQYWNCILMRNHDVTEQPMRLERTASLMLKEAVSFIKRNRHGPFLLFVSFLHVHTPLFTTAKFLGKSRHGLYGDNVEEMDWMVGKILDLLDKEDLKNYTFTYFASDHGGHLEAQDGSAQLGGWNGIYKGGKGMGGWEGGIRVPGILRWPGVLPAGTVIDEPTSLMDIYPTVVHLAGGTLPQDRVIDGRNLMPLLRGRAQKSEHEFLFHYCGSYLHAVRWHQKDSGAIWKAHYVTPVFHPPGAGACYGKGICPCFGEGVTHHEPPLLFDLSRDPSEAKPLSADTEPLFDTVIRRIGRAIEEHRRTLTPAPEQLSLYNVVWKPWLQPCCGTFPFCWCDKEGESTQSM; via the exons GAGGTACCTCCTAATGGCACTGCCTTCATATTTATTCTGGAACATGTTTGGTTTGACTGCAGCTATGGAATCTAAACCCAATATACTTCTCTTTCTGGCTGACGATCTTGGCATCGGAGATATAGGATGTTATGGGAACAATAGTATAAG GACCCCGAACATTGACCGCTTGGCAAGAGAAGGAGTGAAACTTACTCAGCACATCGCTGCAGCTCCACTTTGCACGccaagcagagcagctttcctcACTGGCAGATACCCCATTAGATCAG GGATGGTGTCCAGCAACAGGTACCGAGCACTGCAGTGGAATGCTGGCTCAGGAGGGCTCCCTGCTAATGAAACTACTtttgccaggctgctgcagcaacaAGGCTATACCACTGGACTGATAG GAAAGTGGCATCAAGGTGTAAATTGTGAATCCTTCAATGATCATTGTCATCATCCTCTAAATCATGGGTTTGACTACTTTTATGGTATGCCTTTCACACTTCTAAACAACTGTCAAGAAAACAAACCTCCGGAGCTGGACGTAGCCCTTCAAGCTAAGCTTTGGCTTTGCAGTCAGATAATTACCCTTGCTGTGATCACTCTCGCTGCTGGAAAACTCATTGGTTTGATTTCCATCCGCTGGAAGATAATTGCCTGTTTTGCTTTGGCGGGCAGCCTTTTCTTCATTGCTTGGTACTCCAGTTATGGCTTCGTGCAGTATTGGAACTGTATCCTGATGAGGAACCACGATGTCACTGAGCAGCCAATGAGGTTAGAGAGGACTGCTTCCCTCATGCTGAAGGAGGCAGTGTCATTTATCAAAAG aaacaggCATGGACCATTCCtcctctttgtttcctttttacatGTTCACACCCCCCTCTTTACCACAGCAAAATTTCTTGGGAAGAGCCGTCATGGTTTATATGGAGACAATGTAGAAGAAATGGACTGGATGGTGG GCAAAATTCTGGATTTGCTTGACAAAGAAGATTTGAAAAATTACACATTCACATACTTTGCCTCTGATCATGGAGGACACTTGGAGGCTCAGGACGGATCTGCCCAGCTAGGTGGCTGGAATGGCATTTATAAAG GTGGAAAAGGCATGGGAGGCTGGGAAGGAGGCATCCGTGTGCCAGGAATACTTAGGTGGCCAGGAGTTTTACCTGCAGGCACAGTTATTGATGAACCTACGAGTCTTATGGATATTTATCCCACAGTTGTTCATCTGGCTGGAGGAACATTGCCACAGGACAG GGTGATTGATGGACGAAATTTGATGCCTTTACTGAGAGGAAGAGCTCAAAAGTCAGAGCACGAGTTCCTGTTCCACTATTGTGGGTCCTACTTGCATGCAGTGCGGTGGCACCAAAAGGACA GTGGAGCCATCTGGAAGGCTCATTATGTGACCCCAGTCTTTCATCcacctggggctggggcttgTTACGGAAAAGGAATTTGCCCATGTTTTGGGGAAGGTGTGACCCATCATGAGCCTCCGTTGCTGTTTGATCTCTCGCGAGACCCTTCAGAAGCCAAACCTCTGTCAGCCGACACCGAGCCCCTCTTTGACACTGTCATAAGGAGGATTGGAAGAGCCATAGAAGAGCATCGCAGGACACTGACTCCAGCCCCCGAGCAGCTCTCCTTGTACAATGTTGTGTGGAAGCcgtggctgcagccctgctgtgggacGTTCCCGTTCTGTTGGTGTGATAAGGAAGGTGAAAGCACACAAAGTATGTGA
- the LOC142057843 gene encoding arylsulfatase D-like isoform X6 → MESKPNILLFLADDLGIGDIGCYGNNSIRTPNIDRLAREGVKLTQHIAAAPLCTPSRAAFLTGRYPIRSGMVSSNRYRALQWNAGSGGLPANETTFARLLQQQGYTTGLIGKWHQGVNCESFNDHCHHPLNHGFDYFYGMPFTLLNNCQENKPPELDVALQAKLWLCSQIITLAVITLAAGKLIGLISIRWKIIACFALAGSLFFIAWYSSYGFVQYWNCILMRNHDVTEQPMRLERTASLMLKEAVSFIKRNRHGPFLLFVSFLHVHTPLFTTAKFLGKSRHGLYGDNVEEMDWMVGKILDLLDKEDLKNYTFTYFASDHGGHLEAQDGSAQLGGWNGIYKGGKGMGGWEGGIRVPGILRWPGVLPAGTVIDEPTSLMDIYPTVVHLAGGTLPQDRVIDGRNLMPLLRGRAQKSEHEFLFHYCGSYLHAVRWHQKDSGAIWKAHYVTPVFHPPGAGACYGKGICPCFGEGVTHHEPPLLFDLSRDPSEAKPLSADTEPLFDTVIRRIGRAIEEHRRTLTPAPEQLSLYNVVWKPWLQPCCGTFPFCWCDKEGESTQSM, encoded by the exons ATGGAATCTAAACCCAATATACTTCTCTTTCTGGCTGACGATCTTGGCATCGGAGATATAGGATGTTATGGGAACAATAGTATAAG GACCCCGAACATTGACCGCTTGGCAAGAGAAGGAGTGAAACTTACTCAGCACATCGCTGCAGCTCCACTTTGCACGccaagcagagcagctttcctcACTGGCAGATACCCCATTAGATCAG GGATGGTGTCCAGCAACAGGTACCGAGCACTGCAGTGGAATGCTGGCTCAGGAGGGCTCCCTGCTAATGAAACTACTtttgccaggctgctgcagcaacaAGGCTATACCACTGGACTGATAG GAAAGTGGCATCAAGGTGTAAATTGTGAATCCTTCAATGATCATTGTCATCATCCTCTAAATCATGGGTTTGACTACTTTTATGGTATGCCTTTCACACTTCTAAACAACTGTCAAGAAAACAAACCTCCGGAGCTGGACGTAGCCCTTCAAGCTAAGCTTTGGCTTTGCAGTCAGATAATTACCCTTGCTGTGATCACTCTCGCTGCTGGAAAACTCATTGGTTTGATTTCCATCCGCTGGAAGATAATTGCCTGTTTTGCTTTGGCGGGCAGCCTTTTCTTCATTGCTTGGTACTCCAGTTATGGCTTCGTGCAGTATTGGAACTGTATCCTGATGAGGAACCACGATGTCACTGAGCAGCCAATGAGGTTAGAGAGGACTGCTTCCCTCATGCTGAAGGAGGCAGTGTCATTTATCAAAAG aaacaggCATGGACCATTCCtcctctttgtttcctttttacatGTTCACACCCCCCTCTTTACCACAGCAAAATTTCTTGGGAAGAGCCGTCATGGTTTATATGGAGACAATGTAGAAGAAATGGACTGGATGGTGG GCAAAATTCTGGATTTGCTTGACAAAGAAGATTTGAAAAATTACACATTCACATACTTTGCCTCTGATCATGGAGGACACTTGGAGGCTCAGGACGGATCTGCCCAGCTAGGTGGCTGGAATGGCATTTATAAAG GTGGAAAAGGCATGGGAGGCTGGGAAGGAGGCATCCGTGTGCCAGGAATACTTAGGTGGCCAGGAGTTTTACCTGCAGGCACAGTTATTGATGAACCTACGAGTCTTATGGATATTTATCCCACAGTTGTTCATCTGGCTGGAGGAACATTGCCACAGGACAG GGTGATTGATGGACGAAATTTGATGCCTTTACTGAGAGGAAGAGCTCAAAAGTCAGAGCACGAGTTCCTGTTCCACTATTGTGGGTCCTACTTGCATGCAGTGCGGTGGCACCAAAAGGACA GTGGAGCCATCTGGAAGGCTCATTATGTGACCCCAGTCTTTCATCcacctggggctggggcttgTTACGGAAAAGGAATTTGCCCATGTTTTGGGGAAGGTGTGACCCATCATGAGCCTCCGTTGCTGTTTGATCTCTCGCGAGACCCTTCAGAAGCCAAACCTCTGTCAGCCGACACCGAGCCCCTCTTTGACACTGTCATAAGGAGGATTGGAAGAGCCATAGAAGAGCATCGCAGGACACTGACTCCAGCCCCCGAGCAGCTCTCCTTGTACAATGTTGTGTGGAAGCcgtggctgcagccctgctgtgggacGTTCCCGTTCTGTTGGTGTGATAAGGAAGGTGAAAGCACACAAAGTATGTGA